Proteins from one Rhineura floridana isolate rRhiFlo1 chromosome 16, rRhiFlo1.hap2, whole genome shotgun sequence genomic window:
- the LOC133371190 gene encoding endothelin receptor type B-like isoform X2, whose product MGSLHTLLVLASCLTCLILSVSSQPAISFRDSPIPFEVLDRDKAYSLIQAGIFMNSRATSNQSGDLLGDAITEAPQLSVMCAKPMEIQQAFKYINTFVSCTIFMVGIIGNSTLLRIISKNECMRNGPNILIASLALGDLLYILIALPINVYKFYKDVKYWWLFGFYFCLPLACTGIFYSLMSCEMLNKRKGMRIALNDHMKRRQEVAKTIFCLVVIFALCWLPLHLSRILKKTIYNPQDVERCELLSFLLVMDYFGINMASLNSCINPVALYFVSRKFKNCFQSGVVCPQQTELRTEAGHYCLSSTNISERPGGPMFHGGFISLLSPLLLDYSALRVAKSWHEVFFDYFGFCYHG is encoded by the exons ATGGGCAGCCTTCACACACTCCTTGTGTTGGCTTCTTGTCTgacctgccttatcctgagtgtttccagccagccagccatcagCTTCAGGGACAGCCCCATCCCCTTTGAGGTTCTGGACCGAGATAAAGCTTACAGCCTGATCCAGGCAGGGATCTTCATGAACTCCAGAGCCACCTCCAATCAATCAGGTGACCTTCTTGGAGATGCCATCACGGAGGCCCCACAGCTGTCAGTCATGTGTGCCAAGCCAATGGAAATCCAGCAGGCCTTTAAGTACATTAACACCTTTGTATCTTGCACCATCTTCATGGTGGGCATCATTGGGAACTCCACCCTCTTGAGGATCATCTCCAAGAACGAATGCATGAGGAATGGGCCTAACATCCTTATCGCCAGCCTGGCCCTTGGAGACCTTCTCTACATCCTCATTGCCTTGCCCATTAATGTATATAAG TTCTACAAGGACGTGAAATATTGGTGGCTTTTTGGCTTCTACTTCTGCCTGCCCCTAGCTTGCACTGGCATCTTCTATTCCCTCATGTCATGTGAGATGCTGAACAAGAGGAAAGGCATGAGGATAGCACTCAATGACCACATGAAGCGG CGCCAAGAAGTGGCCAAGACCATATTCTGCCTGGTGGTGATCTTTGCCCTCTGCTGGCTACCTCTCCATCTCAGCAGGATCCTTAAGAAGACCATCTATAACCCACAAGATGTCGAAAGGTGCGAGCTGCTTAG CTTCCTCCTGGTCATGGATTACTTTGGCATCAACATGGCCTCGCTCAACTCCTGCATCAACCCTGTGGCTCTCTACTTTGTCAGCCGGAAGTTTAAGAACTGCTTTCAG AGTGGCGTGGTCTGCCCTCAGCAGACTGAACTGAGAACAGAAGCAGGACACTATTGCCTGAGCAGTACCAACATCTCAGAAAGACCTGGAGGACCCATGTTTCATGGAGGTTTCATCAGCCTGCTTTCTCCTCTTCTATTGGACTACTCGGCCTTAAGGGTGGCTAAATCTTGGCATGAAGTCTTCTTTGATTATTTTGGATTTTGCTACCATGGCTGA
- the LOC133371414 gene encoding DNA-directed RNA polymerases I and III subunit RPAC2-like, with protein MGDEEDKKKPRVLQMVRADGSDNSCITFVLHNEDHTLGNSLRYMIMKNPEVDFCGYSITHPSESKINFRIQTKGGLPAVEMFQNGLEELMGVCQHVLSKFEASIEEYKTQKDVNME; from the exons ATGGGAGACGAGGAGGACAAGAAGAAGCCGCGGGTGCTGCAGATG GTACGGGCTGACGGGTCAGATAACAGCTGCATCACGTTTGTGCTCCACAATGAGGACCACACCCTTGGCAACTCCCTTCGGTACATGATAATGAAAAA CCCTGAAGTGGACTTCTGTGGTTACAGCATCACCCATCCTTCCGAAAGCAAAATCAACTTCCGTATCCAGACCAAAG GAGGCCTCCCTGCCGTCGAGATGTTCCAGAACGGGCTGGAGGAACTCATGGGTGTCTGCCAGCACGTGCTTAGCAAATTTGAG GCAAGCATAGAAGAGTACAAGACCCAGAAGGATGTAAACATGGAGTAA
- the LOC133371190 gene encoding endothelin receptor type B-like isoform X1, producing MGSLHTLLVLASCLTCLILSVSSQPAISFRDSPIPFEVLDRDKAYSLIQAGIFMNSRATSNQSGDLLGDAITEAPQLSVMCAKPMEIQQAFKYINTFVSCTIFMVGIIGNSTLLRIISKNECMRNGPNILIASLALGDLLYILIALPINVYKLLAEDWPFGVQGCKLVPFIQKASVGITVLSLCALSTDKYRAVASWSRIQGTGITLWKATLIWAVAIILAIPEAIAFDLVKLNYREQTHWVCMLAPEQKSSFMTFYKDVKYWWLFGFYFCLPLACTGIFYSLMSCEMLNKRKGMRIALNDHMKRRQEVAKTIFCLVVIFALCWLPLHLSRILKKTIYNPQDVERCELLSFLLVMDYFGINMASLNSCINPVALYFVSRKFKNCFQSCLCCWCQRPVLGIIPTDDKGSVGKWKTNGQELCLDRSSSHLKFSSS from the exons ATGGGCAGCCTTCACACACTCCTTGTGTTGGCTTCTTGTCTgacctgccttatcctgagtgtttccagccagccagccatcagCTTCAGGGACAGCCCCATCCCCTTTGAGGTTCTGGACCGAGATAAAGCTTACAGCCTGATCCAGGCAGGGATCTTCATGAACTCCAGAGCCACCTCCAATCAATCAGGTGACCTTCTTGGAGATGCCATCACGGAGGCCCCACAGCTGTCAGTCATGTGTGCCAAGCCAATGGAAATCCAGCAGGCCTTTAAGTACATTAACACCTTTGTATCTTGCACCATCTTCATGGTGGGCATCATTGGGAACTCCACCCTCTTGAGGATCATCTCCAAGAACGAATGCATGAGGAATGGGCCTAACATCCTTATCGCCAGCCTGGCCCTTGGAGACCTTCTCTACATCCTCATTGCCTTGCCCATTAATGTATATAAG CTGCTGGCAGAAGACTGGCCTTTCGGGGTGCAGGGGTGCAAACTGGTGCCATTCATTCAGAAGGCCTCCGTCGGCATCACGGTCCTCAGCCTCTGTGCTCTCAGCACAGA CAA GTACCGAGCTGTGGCCTCTTGGAGCCGGATCCAAGGGACTGGCATCACTCTGTGGAAGGCGACTCTCATCTGGGCAGTGGCCATCATCCTAGCCATCCCTGAAGCCATCGCCTTTGACCTGGTGAAATTGAATTACCGTGAACAGACACACTGGGTCTGCATGCTGGCCCCTGAACAGAAATCCAGCTTCATGACG TTCTACAAGGACGTGAAATATTGGTGGCTTTTTGGCTTCTACTTCTGCCTGCCCCTAGCTTGCACTGGCATCTTCTATTCCCTCATGTCATGTGAGATGCTGAACAAGAGGAAAGGCATGAGGATAGCACTCAATGACCACATGAAGCGG CGCCAAGAAGTGGCCAAGACCATATTCTGCCTGGTGGTGATCTTTGCCCTCTGCTGGCTACCTCTCCATCTCAGCAGGATCCTTAAGAAGACCATCTATAACCCACAAGATGTCGAAAGGTGCGAGCTGCTTAG CTTCCTCCTGGTCATGGATTACTTTGGCATCAACATGGCCTCGCTCAACTCCTGCATCAACCCTGTGGCTCTCTACTTTGTCAGCCGGAAGTTTAAGAACTGCTTTCAG TCGTGTCTTTGTTGCTGGTGCCAGAGACCAGTCCTTGGCATCATACCGACAGACGACAAGGGCTCTGTTGGGAAATGGAAAACCAATGGGCAGGAACTGTGCCTTGATCGGAGCAGCTCCCATCTGAAGTTCAGCTCTTCTTAG